A window of the Chthoniobacterales bacterium genome harbors these coding sequences:
- a CDS encoding aspartate aminotransferase family protein: MLPELRTEIPGPRSRELGLRLRRVESRNITMVNERWPVFWERAAGVNVWDADGNRFLDFTSGFGVAGLGHSFEAAREAVAAQSQRLIHAMGDVHPAEAKVELCEKLAEITFGRWGAGPAKVILGNTGSDAIEAALKTALMHSGKPGVLVFEGAYHGLGYGALEASALGFFRDPFRAQLGRFAVALPYPYCYRCPLGHGGAFALAGGEFPNCSTGCLEELRRRICSELRKREIGAILVEPIQGRAGEIVPPRDFLRLLRRICDEEKILLVADEIYTGLNRTGRLFACDHSGVVPDLVCVGKALTSGFPLSACVGRADVMDAWPDSTGEALHTSTFLGNPLGCAMALASLNEHAKPETAERVRTAAKHLRTGLEAIPSPRIGQVRGAGLLFGMELVDSSGAPDAKAAADCVMGGLQAGLILLAGGRQGNVLSFTPPFGIAPEESDFLAARIGGLLGAD, encoded by the coding sequence ATGCTGCCGGAGTTGCGCACCGAGATCCCTGGCCCGCGCTCGCGCGAATTGGGGCTGCGCCTGCGCCGTGTCGAGTCCCGCAACATCACCATGGTGAACGAGCGTTGGCCCGTCTTCTGGGAACGTGCTGCGGGCGTCAACGTGTGGGATGCGGACGGCAACCGTTTCCTCGACTTCACTTCCGGTTTCGGTGTGGCGGGCCTTGGTCACTCGTTCGAAGCGGCACGCGAGGCGGTGGCCGCGCAATCGCAGCGTCTGATCCATGCGATGGGGGATGTGCATCCGGCCGAAGCGAAGGTTGAGCTTTGCGAGAAACTTGCGGAAATAACCTTCGGACGCTGGGGTGCGGGGCCGGCGAAAGTGATCCTCGGCAACACGGGGTCTGACGCGATCGAAGCGGCGCTGAAGACTGCACTGATGCACAGCGGGAAGCCCGGGGTTCTCGTTTTCGAGGGCGCCTACCACGGTCTGGGCTACGGTGCGCTCGAAGCTTCGGCGCTGGGGTTTTTCCGAGATCCTTTCCGCGCACAGCTCGGTCGTTTTGCCGTGGCTTTGCCTTACCCGTATTGCTACCGCTGCCCGCTCGGCCACGGCGGGGCATTCGCCCTCGCGGGCGGTGAATTTCCCAACTGCAGCACGGGATGCCTGGAGGAACTGCGCCGGAGGATTTGCAGCGAGCTGCGGAAGCGTGAAATCGGCGCCATCCTTGTCGAGCCGATCCAAGGCCGCGCCGGCGAGATTGTGCCCCCCCGCGATTTTTTGCGACTGCTGCGCCGCATCTGCGACGAGGAAAAAATTCTCCTTGTCGCGGACGAGATCTATACCGGGCTCAACCGCACGGGCCGGCTGTTCGCCTGCGACCACTCCGGTGTCGTGCCCGACCTTGTTTGCGTGGGCAAAGCACTCACTTCCGGATTTCCGCTCTCCGCCTGCGTTGGTCGCGCCGATGTGATGGACGCTTGGCCCGATTCCACCGGAGAGGCGCTGCATACGAGCACTTTTCTGGGCAACCCGCTTGGTTGTGCGATGGCTTTGGCCTCGCTGAACGAGCATGCCAAGCCGGAGACTGCCGAGCGCGTGCGGACGGCTGCCAAGCATCTGCGCACCGGTCTCGAGGCCATACCCTCGCCGCGCATTGGACAGGTGAGGGGAGCAGGCCTGCTCTTCGGCATGGAACTTGTGGATTCATCAGGCGCGCCGGATGCCAAGGCGGCTGCGGATTGCGTGATGGGGGGTCTGCAAGCGGGGCTGATCCTCCTCGCCGGCGGGCGCCAAGGCAACGTGCTCTCGTTTACGCCGCCCTTCGGTATCGCACCGGAGGAGTCGGACTTCCTTGCCGCTCGGATCGGCGGGTTGCTCGGCGCTGATTAA
- a CDS encoding PTS sugar transporter subunit IIA: MTLSSLLTIGQIIPEMKATERWPAITEIVDLLVSRGRIQSEYRDNILAALKQREETMSTGIGFGIAIPHASSEHVTEVVAGFGRSDKGIEFDSLDNELVHFIVLFIVPRDQFQVHLRTLAAIAKFLNDRKVREELAAAPDAAAILQVFTNRGGNR, encoded by the coding sequence ATGACCCTGTCAAGTTTGCTCACGATCGGGCAGATAATTCCCGAAATGAAGGCCACGGAGAGGTGGCCGGCGATCACAGAAATCGTGGATCTTCTCGTTTCGCGCGGACGAATACAGTCCGAATATCGCGACAATATCCTTGCAGCCCTCAAGCAGCGCGAGGAGACGATGAGCACAGGCATCGGGTTCGGCATCGCCATCCCGCACGCGTCGTCGGAACACGTCACGGAAGTCGTGGCCGGATTCGGCCGCTCGGACAAAGGCATCGAATTCGACTCCCTGGACAACGAACTCGTGCATTTCATCGTGCTTTTCATCGTCCCGCGCGACCAGTTCCAGGTGCATCTCCGCACCCTGGCCGCCATCGCAAAATTCCTCAACGACCGCAAAGTGCGCGAGGAGCTTGCCGCCGCGCCCGATGCGGCAGCCATCCTGCAGGTTTTCACCAACCGCGGCGGCAACCGCTGA
- the argS gene encoding arginine--tRNA ligase codes for MNSTPQAVLTRRLHEAMVAAGLPPERGEVVAAADTRFGDYQTNAAMILAKAAKTNPRELASKIADYFEADDICERPEIAGPGFLNFRLQPGWISRKLQDLAGDPRCGVPATADPRRIVIDFSSPNVAKPMHVGHIRSTILGDALARIARFAGHEVVTDNHLGDWGTQFGKVLYGWKHLLDREALGRDPVAEMTRLYREVNALEQTDPAVHRQAREELVKLQQGDEENRAIWKQLVEMSWAEFQDIYDRLGIKFDERLGESFYDPALGPMVDKLLSAGIAQISEGAACIFFADIPALADKPCLVRKSDGGFLYATTDLATIEYRLERWDPHAIWYVTGAPQQLHFQQVFAAARRMGIAVDLEHIAFGSILGDDHKLMKTRSGDNVPLRDLVDEAEARARALIEEKNPDLPAEEKARTARIVGLGAVKYAELSQHRMTDYVFSWEKMLSLQGNTAPYLQNAYVRVRSIFRKLGSELGDTTNVRLTEPSELALAKKLLQFGETVPLVLNEFRPNLLANHLFETANAFHAFYEACPVLKSEGDTQHSRLVLCDATARVLRQGLDLLGVEVPERM; via the coding sequence ATGAACAGCACGCCGCAGGCCGTGCTGACCAGACGGCTGCACGAAGCCATGGTGGCGGCAGGATTGCCACCCGAGCGCGGTGAAGTCGTGGCCGCGGCCGACACGCGCTTCGGCGATTACCAGACCAATGCCGCCATGATTCTGGCCAAGGCGGCCAAGACCAACCCCCGCGAACTGGCATCGAAAATCGCCGACTACTTCGAGGCGGACGACATTTGCGAGCGTCCGGAAATCGCCGGCCCGGGCTTCCTGAATTTCCGGCTGCAACCCGGATGGATCAGCCGCAAGCTGCAGGATCTCGCCGGCGATCCGCGCTGCGGCGTCCCGGCCACCGCGGACCCGCGGCGCATCGTCATCGACTTCAGCTCGCCCAACGTCGCCAAGCCGATGCACGTGGGCCACATCCGCAGCACCATCCTCGGCGACGCGCTCGCGCGAATCGCCCGTTTCGCCGGGCACGAAGTTGTCACCGACAACCATCTCGGCGACTGGGGCACGCAGTTCGGAAAGGTGCTCTACGGATGGAAACATCTTCTCGACCGCGAGGCGCTCGGGCGCGACCCCGTCGCGGAAATGACGCGACTTTACCGCGAGGTCAACGCCCTCGAACAGACCGATCCCGCGGTGCACAGGCAAGCCCGCGAGGAACTGGTCAAGCTGCAGCAGGGGGACGAGGAGAACCGAGCCATATGGAAACAGCTCGTCGAAATGTCCTGGGCCGAGTTCCAGGACATTTACGACAGGCTCGGCATCAAATTCGACGAGCGCCTGGGCGAAAGTTTCTACGATCCCGCGCTTGGCCCGATGGTGGACAAGCTCCTCTCCGCCGGAATCGCGCAGATCAGCGAGGGCGCGGCCTGCATTTTCTTTGCCGACATTCCCGCCTTGGCCGACAAGCCCTGCCTCGTCCGGAAAAGCGACGGTGGCTTCCTCTACGCCACGACGGATCTGGCCACGATCGAATACCGTCTCGAACGCTGGGATCCGCACGCCATCTGGTATGTGACCGGGGCGCCGCAGCAACTCCATTTCCAGCAGGTCTTCGCTGCCGCGCGGCGCATGGGAATAGCGGTTGATCTCGAACACATCGCCTTCGGAAGCATTTTGGGCGACGACCACAAACTCATGAAAACGCGCTCGGGCGACAATGTCCCGCTGCGCGACCTTGTGGACGAGGCGGAAGCGCGCGCCCGGGCGCTGATCGAGGAAAAAAATCCGGATTTGCCCGCGGAGGAGAAAGCACGCACCGCCCGCATCGTCGGACTCGGCGCTGTCAAATACGCGGAACTCTCCCAGCACCGCATGACCGATTATGTTTTTTCCTGGGAAAAGATGCTGTCGCTGCAGGGCAACACGGCCCCGTATCTGCAGAATGCCTACGTGCGAGTGCGCTCGATTTTCCGCAAGCTCGGCTCCGAACTCGGCGACACGACAAATGTGCGCCTCACCGAACCTTCGGAACTCGCGCTTGCGAAAAAACTCCTGCAGTTCGGCGAGACCGTCCCGCTGGTCCTCAACGAGTTCCGTCCCAACCTTCTCGCCAACCATCTTTTCGAGACAGCCAACGCGTTCCATGCGTTCTACGAGGCTTGCCCTGTGCTGAAGTCCGAGGGCGACACGCAGCACTCGCGGCTCGTGCTGTGCGACGCCACCGCTCGCGTGCTCAGGCAGGGACTGGACCTTCTAGGCGTCGAAGTCCCGGAGCGGATGTGA
- a CDS encoding FAD-dependent oxidoreductase encodes MRTEVRDARPVTRLDCDVLVVGAGAAGVAAATTAARRGLDVIVLERYGFSGGGAVAGLSGTVCGLYEASEDPASKPKQVVFGFADEFVRLLESKGGLTPPVRYGKTFTRVHDPHVWRETGDHLLADAGVRVFLHTLVTDVLTDGGERVAGVIASTKQGRLDIRAGLTIDASGDADVAAMAGLPTFQGDDGKVQNPTMMFRVQGVDMPRFLAARGPDSIMGDRTVETIQRLNASGTHVLPRAKIFLFETPRPGELLCNATRVIGRDGRELDPVRIADLTEAEIEGRRQVREVERFLREHVPGCESAWLNDTGVQVGVRQTRQILGVMTLGVDNIVGKARFDGGIARSPWPVELHSGEKPRLVWIFDDYYEVPYECFVPRHGESLLMAGRCLSAQHEAMASARVTAQCFAYGHAIGHAAAMALRENLPPRAIAGRELRAVLNRDGARLD; translated from the coding sequence ATGCGAACCGAGGTCAGGGACGCGCGGCCCGTGACGCGGTTGGACTGCGACGTGCTCGTTGTGGGCGCCGGTGCGGCCGGCGTCGCTGCTGCAACGACAGCCGCACGACGCGGGCTCGATGTGATCGTCCTCGAGCGCTACGGCTTCTCGGGCGGGGGCGCTGTGGCGGGACTTTCCGGGACGGTCTGCGGGCTCTACGAAGCCTCCGAGGATCCCGCCTCCAAACCGAAGCAGGTCGTGTTCGGCTTCGCCGACGAGTTTGTCCGGCTGCTCGAGAGCAAAGGCGGCCTCACCCCGCCGGTCCGCTACGGAAAGACGTTCACCCGAGTGCACGACCCGCACGTGTGGCGCGAGACTGGCGACCACCTGCTTGCGGACGCAGGCGTGCGGGTGTTCTTGCACACGCTCGTCACCGACGTTCTGACGGACGGGGGCGAACGCGTGGCCGGCGTCATCGCCTCGACCAAGCAGGGCCGTCTCGATATCCGGGCCGGGCTCACGATCGATGCCAGCGGCGACGCCGATGTGGCCGCCATGGCCGGGCTGCCGACCTTCCAGGGAGACGACGGGAAAGTGCAGAATCCGACAATGATGTTCCGGGTGCAGGGCGTGGACATGCCGCGGTTCCTCGCGGCCCGCGGGCCGGACAGCATTATGGGTGACCGGACGGTGGAGACGATCCAGCGGCTGAACGCGTCGGGCACGCACGTGCTGCCGCGGGCGAAGATCTTTCTGTTCGAGACGCCCCGCCCTGGTGAATTGCTGTGCAACGCGACCCGGGTGATCGGCCGCGACGGCCGCGAGCTCGATCCCGTTCGGATCGCGGACCTCACCGAGGCGGAGATCGAGGGCCGCAGGCAGGTGCGCGAGGTCGAGCGATTCCTCCGGGAACACGTGCCAGGCTGCGAGAGCGCGTGGCTCAACGACACCGGCGTGCAGGTCGGGGTGCGCCAGACTCGCCAGATCCTCGGCGTGATGACGCTGGGCGTCGACAATATCGTCGGCAAGGCCCGCTTCGACGGGGGCATCGCTCGCAGCCCCTGGCCGGTGGAACTGCACAGCGGCGAAAAGCCGCGCCTGGTGTGGATCTTTGACGACTACTACGAGGTGCCCTACGAATGCTTCGTGCCCCGGCACGGCGAATCGCTGTTGATGGCGGGGCGGTGCCTCTCGGCCCAGCACGAGGCGATGGCCTCAGCCCGCGTGACGGCGCAGTGCTTCGCCTACGGCCACGCGATCGGCCACGCAGCGGCCATGGCGCTGCGCGAGAATCTGCCGCCGCGGGCCATCGCGGGCCGCGAGTTGCGTGCCGTCTTGAACCGCGACGGCGCCCGCCTCGACTGA
- a CDS encoding dihydroxy-acid dehydratase: MGLTEEDFDKPKIAIVNSSSKLSICFQHLDAVAAVVEKSIRAAGGVPLEIRTATPSDFVTSAGKQGRYLMPTRDLMVNDIEVQVEGAELDGMVLLSSCDKTTPAHLMAAGRLDVPSIIVTCGYQLGDQCGDRHNDIEEVYKAVGALKAGKITLQQLTAQTCTAITGPGVCAGLATANSMHCMAEALGMALPGNAPIRAGSARLEEYAERAGRTIIELIERDIRPRRIMTAGSFRNAVRTAVAIGASVNVLRHLIATAIESEVDVDVISEFEAAADVPQVTRVRPNGPDRIEALDVAGGAAGVMKQIAPLLDTGVLTVTGRTLADNLAARPAPDETVIRPLGSPFRREPGLVIIRGNLAPQGAVVKLSAVPEHVRTFSAPAVVFEDEAVAIAGLANGKVRANQVVVLRMLGPKGGPGTVFAASFMAALVGAGLGDAVAVVTDGELSGLNSGITIGQVMPEAAEGGPLAAVVDGDVVSIDLNRRTITLDVPDHELQRRLAALPPFPATREKGWLAMYQELVQPLAKGAVLGAHRWRK, translated from the coding sequence ATGGGGCTGACCGAGGAGGATTTCGACAAGCCCAAGATCGCGATCGTCAACTCGTCGTCGAAGCTATCGATCTGCTTCCAGCACCTCGACGCCGTGGCCGCGGTTGTGGAAAAATCGATTCGTGCGGCTGGCGGGGTGCCGCTCGAGATCCGCACCGCCACGCCTTCCGACTTCGTGACAAGCGCCGGCAAGCAGGGCCGCTACCTGATGCCGACCCGTGACCTGATGGTCAACGATATCGAGGTGCAGGTCGAGGGCGCCGAACTCGACGGCATGGTGCTGCTGTCGTCCTGCGACAAGACCACGCCCGCGCACCTCATGGCCGCCGGCAGGCTCGACGTGCCCAGTATCATCGTCACCTGTGGCTACCAGCTCGGCGACCAGTGCGGCGACCGGCACAACGACATCGAGGAGGTCTACAAGGCCGTCGGCGCGCTCAAGGCCGGAAAGATCACGTTGCAGCAGCTCACCGCGCAGACCTGCACTGCCATCACCGGTCCCGGCGTGTGCGCCGGCCTGGCCACGGCCAATTCGATGCACTGTATGGCCGAAGCCTTGGGGATGGCGCTGCCGGGCAACGCGCCCATCCGCGCAGGCAGCGCGCGGCTCGAAGAGTATGCGGAGCGCGCAGGCCGCACGATCATTGAGCTGATCGAGAGAGACATCCGACCTCGCCGCATCATGACGGCTGGATCCTTCCGCAACGCCGTGCGAACTGCCGTCGCCATTGGGGCGAGCGTCAACGTGCTCCGCCATCTCATCGCCACCGCGATCGAATCCGAGGTGGATGTGGACGTGATCAGTGAGTTCGAGGCCGCAGCAGACGTCCCGCAGGTGACGCGGGTGCGTCCCAACGGGCCGGACCGCATCGAAGCTCTCGACGTGGCCGGGGGCGCCGCGGGCGTGATGAAGCAAATCGCCCCCCTGCTCGACACCGGTGTCCTGACGGTGACCGGGCGCACGCTCGCCGACAACCTCGCTGCAAGGCCGGCGCCCGACGAGACGGTGATCAGGCCGCTGGGCTCGCCCTTCCGCCGGGAGCCGGGGCTCGTCATCATCCGCGGCAACCTCGCGCCCCAAGGCGCAGTCGTGAAACTTTCGGCCGTTCCCGAGCACGTTCGCACCTTCAGTGCCCCGGCGGTTGTGTTCGAGGACGAAGCGGTGGCGATCGCCGGACTGGCAAATGGCAAGGTGCGGGCGAACCAAGTGGTGGTGCTGCGGATGCTCGGGCCCAAGGGAGGGCCGGGCACGGTGTTCGCGGCGAGCTTTATGGCCGCACTTGTCGGCGCGGGGCTCGGCGACGCGGTGGCTGTTGTCACCGACGGCGAACTCTCGGGCCTCAACAGCGGCATCACCATCGGACAGGTCATGCCCGAGGCGGCGGAAGGCGGCCCCTTGGCCGCGGTCGTCGATGGCGACGTCGTTTCCATCGACCTGAACCGGCGCACGATTACTCTCGACGTCCCCGACCACGAGTTGCAGCGTCGCCTCGCCGCCCTGCCGCCTTTCCCCGCCACCCGGGAAAAGGGCTGGTTGGCGATGTATCAAGAGCTTGTGCAGCCCTTGGCCAAGGGGGCGGTGCTCGGGGCGCATCGGTGGAGGAAGTAA
- a CDS encoding polyphenol oxidase family protein, translating into MAVKEPEFRPLSSVAGLRAAFIPRVAGVDVATDRTTALARLRMPHEDCLRQLGFDPLRLATAEQVHGDVTAEALAPRAHAGADALITNVPGLVLGIYVADCAAVYLADRVGRAIGLVHSGRAGTELNITGSTIRMMQQTYGIEPRDLVVHVSPCIRPPLYETDFASAIVSQARAAGAVDVFDDGICTGSNTGTYYSYRVEQGKTGRMLAVLALEL; encoded by the coding sequence ATGGCGGTGAAAGAGCCGGAGTTCCGACCCTTGTCGTCCGTTGCGGGCCTGCGTGCGGCGTTCATCCCGCGCGTTGCGGGTGTCGATGTGGCGACGGATCGCACAACTGCATTGGCGCGCCTGCGGATGCCGCACGAAGACTGCCTGCGCCAACTCGGATTCGATCCGCTGCGTCTGGCAACAGCCGAGCAAGTGCATGGAGATGTGACCGCCGAGGCCCTCGCGCCCCGGGCGCATGCGGGTGCCGATGCGTTGATCACGAACGTCCCCGGTTTGGTCCTGGGGATTTACGTGGCCGACTGTGCCGCCGTCTATCTGGCCGACCGCGTTGGACGCGCCATCGGGCTGGTGCATTCGGGGCGTGCCGGCACCGAGTTGAACATCACCGGAAGCACGATCCGGATGATGCAACAGACATACGGGATCGAACCCCGCGATCTCGTGGTGCATGTGAGTCCCTGCATCCGACCCCCGCTTTACGAAACCGACTTCGCCTCCGCGATCGTTTCGCAGGCGCGTGCCGCGGGTGCGGTCGATGTTTTCGATGACGGGATCTGCACGGGCAGCAATACCGGCACCTACTACTCTTACCGCGTGGAGCAGGGAAAAACGGGACGCATGCTAGCCGTCCTCGCGCTGGAACTATGA
- a CDS encoding glycosyltransferase family 1 protein, whose protein sequence is MRIICTGLIGQYPFGGVTWDYLQYVLGFRALGHDVWYLEDTGAWAYDPLAQQPSDDCSNNVAYLRRIMEAFDLGDRWIYRNGADGRYHGIDDPDLAEKTISGADVLANVSGACWLRETTASIRTKLFLDGDPMFTHIGMATDRSTADRIRSHDVHYSFGLNIGQPDCAVPACGLRWIPTVQPIVLHYWDGPGIDPSPLVRDAWATVMNWSSYAAKEFQGESYGQKDVEFMRFLDLPRLTGDKFVLAVGQGPGRKRPTEQLLGHGWQIIEPDEALPDHTSYRNFLAGAKGEWSIAKNGYVKSRSGWFSCRSACYLALGKPVVVQDTGWSKHLPSGQGVLGFTTVDEAVDQIRAVASDYDRHARAARAYACEYFEAEKVLSSLLESAGV, encoded by the coding sequence ATGCGCATCATCTGCACCGGACTCATCGGCCAATATCCTTTCGGGGGCGTCACCTGGGATTACCTGCAATATGTCCTCGGATTTCGCGCGCTCGGCCACGATGTGTGGTATCTCGAGGACACGGGAGCTTGGGCCTACGACCCGCTGGCGCAACAGCCCAGCGACGATTGTTCGAACAACGTCGCCTACCTGCGTCGTATCATGGAGGCCTTTGACCTCGGTGACCGCTGGATCTACCGCAACGGCGCCGACGGGCGATATCACGGCATCGACGATCCGGATCTGGCGGAAAAAACAATCTCGGGTGCCGATGTTCTCGCCAATGTTTCCGGCGCCTGCTGGTTGCGCGAAACAACGGCGTCCATCCGCACCAAACTTTTTCTGGATGGGGATCCGATGTTCACGCACATCGGAATGGCGACCGACCGGTCCACCGCCGACCGGATCCGCAGCCACGATGTGCATTACTCGTTCGGTCTGAACATCGGCCAGCCCGACTGCGCCGTGCCGGCCTGCGGACTGCGCTGGATCCCCACGGTGCAGCCGATCGTGCTGCATTATTGGGACGGGCCCGGCATTGATCCCTCCCCGCTGGTTCGAGATGCCTGGGCCACCGTGATGAATTGGTCCAGCTATGCCGCGAAGGAATTCCAGGGTGAAAGCTACGGACAAAAAGACGTCGAATTCATGCGCTTTCTCGACTTGCCGCGCCTCACAGGCGATAAATTTGTCTTGGCCGTCGGCCAAGGTCCAGGCCGCAAACGTCCGACGGAGCAACTCCTCGGGCACGGCTGGCAGATCATCGAGCCAGACGAGGCGCTTCCCGACCACACCAGCTACCGCAATTTTCTCGCCGGCGCCAAAGGGGAATGGAGCATCGCCAAAAACGGCTATGTCAAATCTCGCAGCGGTTGGTTCAGTTGCCGCAGCGCCTGCTATCTGGCTCTTGGAAAACCCGTGGTTGTGCAGGACACAGGCTGGAGCAAGCACCTGCCGAGCGGCCAAGGCGTGTTGGGTTTCACGACCGTCGATGAAGCCGTGGACCAGATACGGGCCGTCGCGTCGGATTACGATCGCCATGCGCGGGCGGCCCGCGCTTATGCATGTGAATATTTCGAGGCGGAGAAAGTGCTCTCTTCGCTTTTGGAGAGTGCAGGCGTCTGA
- a CDS encoding ABC transporter ATP-binding protein gives MGIYRRTLAYYRPFLGETLVALALSLVVTALNLLKPWPFKYIVDGILTPADSASARTAHEQLRHWFGAMPGPDVVLVLCASLVVITLLAGLINMASNYLLIGVGLKALLRIRTDLYAYLQSLSLRFHDTRRSSDSSFRVAYDSQAIQTIYNRGFTNIFSSAVMLVSTFAIMVKIDAKLTFLSLAVVPLIVFFIHYFAKRIREQSTAIQERESDLLATVQEGLASIRLVHAFGREDHEVGQFRRRASESLSANLRLTMTSVFSAVVVGTLMAAGTAVLYYAGSLHVLEQKLSLGDLLVFASYLLMLYQPLEQLTYTAWAMEGAAAGARRCFEVLDRPDEVQDAPHAKPLGRVHGALEFRGVDFGYAADRLILRDISLLVRPGESVAFVGGTGTGKSTLLSLVPRFYDPVRGAVLIDGHDLRSLTKKSVRANVSMVLQDTLLFSTTVRENIAYGRPGATEEQIIEAARRAQAYDFIMAMPDGFASQVGERGNQLSVGQRQRIGIARAFLKGAPILLLDEPTSALDPATESAIMDTIAELMHGRTTLIITHRLSTVHGMGRIVVLDRGAIAEVGTGPELLALGGVYAAMYQAGQYDR, from the coding sequence ATGGGTATTTACCGCCGCACGCTGGCCTACTACCGGCCGTTTCTGGGGGAAACGCTCGTCGCGCTTGCCCTCAGCCTCGTCGTCACCGCGCTGAACCTGCTCAAGCCCTGGCCTTTCAAATACATCGTGGACGGGATCCTGACGCCCGCCGACAGCGCATCGGCCCGCACGGCGCACGAGCAGCTGCGGCACTGGTTCGGCGCGATGCCGGGGCCGGATGTCGTCCTTGTTCTCTGCGCATCCCTTGTTGTCATCACCCTGCTCGCCGGTCTGATCAACATGGCCTCGAACTATCTTTTGATCGGCGTAGGCCTCAAGGCATTGCTGCGCATCCGCACGGATCTCTACGCCTACCTTCAATCGTTGTCGCTCAGGTTCCACGACACGCGCCGGAGCAGCGATTCCAGTTTCCGCGTGGCTTACGATTCGCAAGCGATCCAGACGATCTACAACCGCGGCTTCACCAATATTTTTTCCTCGGCCGTGATGCTCGTCTCGACGTTCGCGATCATGGTCAAGATCGACGCCAAGCTGACATTCCTCTCGCTGGCGGTCGTGCCGCTGATCGTGTTTTTCATCCATTACTTCGCCAAGCGCATCCGCGAACAGAGCACGGCAATCCAGGAAAGGGAGAGCGACCTGCTTGCCACCGTGCAGGAAGGTCTGGCCTCGATACGTCTCGTCCACGCTTTCGGACGCGAAGACCACGAGGTCGGCCAATTCCGCCGCCGCGCCTCGGAGAGTTTGTCGGCCAACCTGCGCCTGACGATGACCTCGGTTTTCAGCGCAGTTGTTGTGGGGACGCTCATGGCGGCCGGCACGGCGGTCCTTTACTACGCAGGCTCTTTGCACGTTCTCGAGCAGAAGCTCTCGCTCGGCGATTTGCTGGTCTTTGCCTCGTATCTGCTGATGCTCTACCAGCCCCTCGAGCAGTTGACTTACACGGCTTGGGCCATGGAGGGCGCGGCCGCGGGCGCCCGCCGGTGTTTCGAGGTGCTCGACCGGCCCGACGAGGTGCAAGACGCACCTCACGCCAAACCGCTCGGCCGCGTGCACGGCGCCTTGGAATTTCGCGGTGTGGATTTCGGCTACGCTGCGGATCGCCTGATCCTGCGCGACATTTCGCTGCTTGTTCGACCGGGCGAAAGTGTCGCCTTTGTCGGAGGCACCGGCACGGGCAAAAGCACGCTGCTCAGCCTTGTTCCGCGTTTTTACGATCCCGTGCGAGGCGCGGTTTTGATCGACGGGCACGACCTTCGTTCGCTCACAAAAAAATCCGTTCGGGCCAATGTCAGCATGGTGCTTCAGGACACGCTTCTTTTTTCCACTACCGTCCGCGAGAACATCGCCTACGGCCGCCCCGGTGCAACCGAGGAGCAAATCATCGAGGCGGCGCGGCGGGCCCAGGCTTATGACTTCATCATGGCCATGCCCGACGGCTTCGCCAGCCAGGTGGGAGAGCGGGGCAACCAGCTCAGCGTCGGGCAGCGCCAGCGCATCGGCATTGCCCGGGCGTTTTTGAAAGGTGCGCCGATCCTGCTTCTCGACGAGCCGACCTCGGCTTTGGATCCGGCGACGGAGAGCGCGATCATGGATACCATCGCCGAATTGATGCACGGCCGCACCACGCTGATCATCACGCACCGACTCTCCACGGTGCACGGGATGGGCAGGATTGTCGTGCTTGACCGCGGGGCCATCGCGGAAGTCGGCACCGGGCCGGAGCTGCTGGCCCTCGGCGGGGTTTACGCCGCGATGTATCAGGCAGGACAATACGACCGCTGA